The following are from one region of the Natronomonas marina genome:
- a CDS encoding argonaute/piwi family protein, with protein MTEQGTFEITRLEEPEIHFNGGSDVSPKRGLMEYGPRLKNNEHQAINVAAIGDAESIRLLDDLFLDWSTVIHPDLDDDKIRPWRIPFPGLNSRSNLNTSIAFPERWRYRILKGEIRSVQAHNTKEGKFQEFLSLVREEIDWLSDDDPTPDVIVVCIPDGIMEELRDGKHGDVIVGGKNLHSQIKIAGMENSIPTQLIKPETLNTTSPQDRATKAWNLSLGLLYKAQRGHPWKTKKMDHGTCYAGLSFYRDKDGDGNVVRAALAHVFARKDYNIIQSEPLKDISEDENGQPHVSKKGAENIAEQIVNYYKKRNRGSVPERIVIHKSSPFWDEEREGFQAGAEEVRLHDYVHIRTRGTGVRLFPDGDFPPLRGTLLSVPDDDVHYLYTTGYVPEVATYEGSNIPEPIEIRPDIQTESDYKTLCEEILFLTKLDWNTSDFAVKEPITLKVPRKVSNVISEQGIDPVEADKQYYYYM; from the coding sequence ATGACAGAGCAAGGTACCTTTGAGATCACTCGTCTGGAGGAGCCAGAGATCCATTTCAACGGAGGCTCGGACGTTTCTCCGAAGCGTGGGTTGATGGAATACGGACCTCGATTAAAGAATAACGAACATCAAGCAATCAACGTAGCTGCCATCGGTGATGCCGAATCTATTCGATTGCTTGACGACCTATTCCTTGATTGGAGCACTGTCATTCACCCCGATTTAGACGACGATAAGATCCGTCCTTGGCGTATCCCATTTCCTGGGTTGAATTCTCGATCCAACCTGAACACATCAATCGCCTTTCCTGAGCGGTGGCGTTACCGTATTCTGAAGGGCGAGATCCGGTCGGTGCAGGCACATAATACGAAGGAAGGGAAGTTCCAAGAGTTCCTGAGTTTAGTTCGAGAGGAGATCGATTGGTTATCGGATGATGACCCGACACCCGACGTCATCGTTGTGTGCATTCCAGACGGAATCATGGAGGAATTACGAGACGGCAAACACGGTGACGTGATTGTTGGTGGGAAAAACCTCCATAGCCAAATCAAGATCGCCGGGATGGAGAATAGCATCCCGACACAACTGATCAAGCCAGAGACGTTGAATACAACGTCTCCGCAGGACAGAGCGACGAAAGCATGGAATCTCAGTCTCGGATTGCTCTACAAGGCACAACGAGGGCACCCGTGGAAAACTAAGAAGATGGACCACGGTACCTGCTATGCTGGGCTCTCGTTTTACCGTGACAAGGATGGAGATGGGAACGTTGTTCGTGCGGCATTAGCGCACGTGTTCGCCAGGAAAGATTATAACATCATCCAGAGCGAGCCATTGAAAGACATCTCAGAGGACGAAAACGGGCAACCACACGTCTCGAAAAAGGGAGCTGAGAACATCGCTGAACAGATTGTCAACTACTACAAAAAACGGAACCGCGGCTCGGTTCCTGAGCGGATAGTCATTCACAAGTCCTCTCCGTTTTGGGACGAGGAACGCGAAGGCTTCCAGGCCGGTGCGGAAGAGGTCAGATTGCACGATTATGTTCACATCAGAACCCGTGGGACGGGAGTGAGATTATTCCCGGACGGTGACTTCCCGCCACTTCGAGGAACGTTGCTTTCCGTTCCTGACGACGACGTCCACTACCTCTACACCACGGGGTATGTCCCAGAGGTGGCGACCTATGAAGGGAGTAACATTCCTGAACCGATTGAAATCAGACCAGATATCCAAACCGAGAGCGACTATAAAACACTCTGCGAAGAAATCCTCTTCCTGACGAAGTTAGATTGGAATACATCCGATTTCGCCGTCAAGGAACCGATCACTCTCAAGGTTCCGCGGAAAGTTAGCAACGTAATCTCTGAACAAGGGATTGACCCTGTTGAAGCCGACAAGCAATATTACTACTATATGTAA